A genomic window from Silene latifolia isolate original U9 population chromosome Y, ASM4854445v1, whole genome shotgun sequence includes:
- the LOC141632479 gene encoding uncharacterized protein LOC141632479, whose protein sequence is MRKPELSGWMAKWSVHLSGYDLKFEPRTTIKSQALADFVSDFCPALQTQATNNEVEYEALILGLKLALDLKVRHLKVCSDSKLIVNHVNDCYEARDPRMMAYLDVAMELTLKFGTFNIKQIPMDQNAKADTLPTLGATFKAGAISTIPIVHVLEPAILKPEQEAEVLCSTSSEENPPDWRKPYLDWLQNDIMPVDKKEVRSFRMKSSKFILIDGVLFRKSLAGPYLRCLDREESQVVLYTLHNG, encoded by the exons ATGAGAAAACCAGAATTGTCAGGGTGGATGGCTAAATGGTCCGTGCACCTGAGCGGTTACGACTTGAAATTTGAACCTCGTACAACCATAAAGTCTCAGGCTCTGGCAGATTTTGTGTCTGACTTCTGCCCGGCTCTCCAGACCCAG gccacAAACAACGAAGTGGAATATGAAGCATTGATCCTAGGTCTGAAGCTGGCTCTGGATCTGAAAGTCAGACACCTCAAGGTTTGCAGTGATTCTAAACTTATAGTTAACCATGTAAATGACTGCTATGAAGCCAGGGACCCCAGGATGATGGCATATCTAGACGTAGCAATGGAGCTGACCCTCAAATTTGGCACGTTCAACATCAAACAAATCCCCATGGACCAGAACGCAAAAGCAGACACGCTACCCAccctgggggcaaccttcaaagCAGGAGCCATCTCCACGataccaattgtccacgtgcTGGAGCCAGCGATACTAAAACCTGAGCAGGAAGCAGAAGTGTTGTGCAGCACCAGCAGTGAAGAAAATCCTCCAGACTGGAGGAAACCATACCTAGACTGGCTGCAGAATGATATCATGCCAGTagataaaaaggaggtaaggaGCTTCAGAATGAAATCATCCAAATTCATACTAATTGATGGTGTCCTGTTCAGGAAATCCCtcgctggaccctacctcagatgcctggatcggGAAGAATCTCAGGTTGTTTTGTATACTCTCCACAATGGataa
- the LOC141632480 gene encoding uncharacterized protein LOC141632480, whose translation MTLYDGTTDPIDHVNHYKQKMMVITATGPLKEACMYKGFGSTLSGAALQWFIGLPNKSKANFADLVNAFNQQFNKEKVSIPRCDIATAIEAFRRGLHQSSELYEDLTMHPCTTFKEVQSKAIAIMRLEEDSAPIRGTYNSEPVSRKSPVEKKSERPKPYSRNVNKVSGSSEGKSEADLPPKVSEYGFTTNLVGLFKALQELGRRVRWPKPPGEGYSSSRKDTGKKCEFHGSNTRDTDECHSLKKEVKFHYDQGNLDHLLPKGTTRVNSADQVLPSPPPQCTRTVNVITGGSELCGLTYSAAKRHATRSKGDKPENSCRINRQNLPSVTFDETDAQFAPEQHHDALIITLPIGNCEVRKILVDIGSSVNLIILETLKGMGFTEKDLTKKAVPWLVSVAKQSIPLEKSSSQPMTEV comes from the exons ATGACGCTCTAcgatgggaccacagatccaaTTGACCACgtcaaccactacaagcagaaaatgatggtaaTAACCGCGACCGGGCCCTTGAAGGAAGCTTGTATGTACAAAGGATTTGGATCAACCTTGTCTGGAGCAGCCCTGCAGTGGTTCATCGGCCTACCCAATAAGAGCAAAGCCAACTTCGCCGACCTGGTTAATGcattcaaccagca gttcaacaaggagaaggtgtcAATCCCAAGGTGcgatatagcaaccgctataGAAGCCTTCCGCCGAGGACTGCACCAAAGTTCAGAGCTATATGAGGACCTGACCATGCATCCGTGCACCACCTTTAAGGAGGTACAATCGAAGGCGATTGCTATCATGAGGCTGGAGGAAGACTCTGCACCTATAAGAGGCACTTACAATTCAGAACCAGTATCCAGAAAATCCCCGGTAGAAAAGAAGAGCGAAAGGCCCAAACCCTACAGCAGGAACGTAAACAAAGTTTCTGGAAGTTCTGAAGGAAAGAGCGAAGCAGATCTGCCTCCGAAGGTAAGTGAGTATGGTTTTACCACTAATCTCGTAGGATTATTTAAAGCCTTGCAGGAGCTGGGTCGCAGAGTCAGATGGCCAAAACCTCCAGGAGAAGGATACTCCAGCAGCAGGAAGGACACTGGCAAAAAGTGTGAGTTCCACGGCAGCAACACCCGTGACACCGACGAATGCCATTCCCTCAAAAAGGAAGTCAAGTTCCATTATGATCAAGGAAACCTGGATCACCTCCTACCGAAAGGCACAACCAGAGTAAATTCAGCAGATCAGGTTCTTCCATCCCCTCCTCCTCAATGCACTAGAACTGTGAATGTTATTACAGGTGGATCGGAGCTATGCGGACTGACATATTCAGCAGCAAAAAGGCATGCAACCAGATCTAAGGGAGACAAACCAGAAAATTCCTGCAGGATCAATCGTCAAAATCTGCCATCAGTCACCTTTGACGAAACAGATGCCCAGTTTGCTCCAGAACAGCACCACGATGCTCTAATCATCACGCTCCCCATAGGAAATTGTGAGGTGAGAAAGATCTTGGTGGATATCGGAAGCTCCGTCAACTTGATCATACTAGAGACACTCAAAGGCATGGGATTCACCGAGAAAGATCTAACAAAGAAGGCGGTCCCTTGGTTGGTTTCAGTGGCGAAACAAAGCATTCCCTTGGAGAAatcgtcatcccaacctatgaCGGAGGTGTAA